A window of the Microbacterium sp. LWH13-1.2 genome harbors these coding sequences:
- a CDS encoding ATP-dependent Clp protease proteolytic subunit, translating into MSEETPIPQFGPEARRALFHERVLVLDGALDDDNGTLLMTQLLTLSAEDPTTDIALWIHSPGGSVPSMLAIRDLMTLVPNDVSTLALGLACSAGQFLLSAGANGKRRALPHARILMHQGSAGIGGSAGEIETQADDLRHMRDTVLGLIAVDTGQPVERVFEDSLHDRWYTAEQAKDYGFIDEIVASLADLMPRRRARVGLGASA; encoded by the coding sequence ATGAGCGAAGAGACCCCCATCCCGCAGTTCGGCCCCGAGGCCAGACGGGCCCTGTTCCACGAGCGCGTGCTCGTGCTCGACGGCGCCCTCGACGACGACAACGGCACGCTGCTCATGACGCAGCTGCTCACCCTCTCGGCCGAGGATCCGACGACCGATATCGCCCTCTGGATCCACTCGCCCGGCGGCTCCGTGCCGTCGATGCTCGCGATCCGCGACCTCATGACCCTGGTGCCGAACGACGTGTCCACCCTCGCGCTCGGGCTCGCCTGCAGCGCCGGGCAGTTCCTGCTGTCTGCCGGAGCGAACGGCAAGCGCAGGGCGCTGCCGCATGCGCGCATCCTGATGCATCAGGGGTCTGCGGGCATCGGCGGATCGGCGGGCGAGATCGAAACGCAGGCCGATGATCTGCGGCACATGCGCGACACCGTGCTCGGGCTGATCGCCGTCGATACGGGGCAGCCCGTGGAGCGCGTCTTCGAGGATTCGTTGCACGACCGCTGGTACACCGCCGAGCAGGCGAAGGACTACGGGTTCATCGACGAGATCGTCGCCTCCCTCGCGGATCTCATGCCGCGTCGACGAGCCCGCGTCGGACTGGGGGCGAGCGCATGA
- a CDS encoding PLP-dependent aspartate aminotransferase family protein, translating to MTAPLHPDTVAVHSGRSDLEALGVHSPPIDLSTTNPLPDIERGGDSYEAMATGGRPPADGSMVYARLWNPTVARFEDALAELEHADAAVAFASGMAAMTAVILAHGPAAGKNHVVAVRPLYGGTDHLLGSGLLGVEATFCHPAEVAASIRPETGLVVVETPANPTLDVADIAAVVAQAGDVPVVVDNTFATPVLQNPIDHGAAMSLHSATKYLGGHGDVIAGAVACDEQTAEALRRVRAVTGGLLHPLGAYLLHRGLTTLPVRMRAQQESARRIVQWLIDRPEVAEVFYPGLDDDPEGVIVRQMRGTGAMIAMRMRGGYAAASAVTSSTSLFTHAVSLGGVDSLIQHPAALTHRPVPAEARPDADVLRLSIGLENVDDLIADLAQAFTALSRAEDAVVAAMPSAVRLTGS from the coding sequence TCCAGACACCGTCGCCGTGCACAGCGGCCGCTCAGACCTCGAGGCACTCGGAGTTCACTCACCGCCGATCGACCTGTCGACGACCAACCCGCTGCCCGACATCGAGCGCGGAGGCGACTCGTACGAGGCGATGGCGACGGGTGGGCGTCCGCCTGCCGACGGCAGCATGGTCTACGCACGACTCTGGAACCCCACCGTGGCGCGGTTCGAAGATGCCCTCGCCGAGCTCGAGCACGCCGACGCCGCCGTAGCCTTCGCATCCGGCATGGCGGCGATGACCGCGGTGATCCTCGCGCACGGCCCGGCGGCGGGCAAGAACCACGTCGTAGCGGTGCGCCCCCTCTACGGCGGCACCGATCACCTGCTCGGCTCCGGCCTGCTGGGTGTGGAGGCGACCTTCTGTCACCCGGCCGAGGTGGCCGCATCCATCCGCCCGGAGACCGGCCTGGTGGTAGTCGAGACCCCCGCCAATCCCACCCTCGACGTCGCCGACATCGCCGCGGTGGTGGCGCAAGCGGGAGACGTGCCGGTGGTGGTCGACAACACCTTCGCCACACCCGTGCTGCAGAACCCCATCGACCACGGTGCGGCCATGTCGCTGCACAGCGCCACGAAGTACCTCGGCGGGCACGGCGACGTGATCGCCGGTGCGGTCGCCTGCGACGAGCAGACCGCAGAGGCGCTCCGCCGAGTCCGCGCGGTGACCGGCGGGCTGCTGCACCCGCTCGGCGCCTACCTGCTGCACCGGGGGCTCACGACCCTTCCTGTGCGCATGCGCGCGCAGCAGGAGAGCGCTCGCCGCATCGTGCAGTGGCTGATCGACCGCCCGGAGGTCGCCGAGGTGTTCTACCCAGGACTCGACGACGACCCGGAGGGCGTCATCGTGCGTCAGATGCGCGGCACCGGGGCGATGATCGCGATGCGGATGCGGGGCGGGTATGCCGCGGCATCCGCTGTCACCTCGTCGACGTCGCTGTTCACGCACGCAGTGTCGCTGGGCGGTGTCGATTCACTGATTCAGCATCCGGCAGCGCTCACCCACCGGCCTGTGCCCGCGGAGGCACGCCCCGACGCTGATGTGCTGCGACTGTCGATCGGTCTCGAGAACGTCGACGACCTGATCGCCGACCTCGCGCAGGCGTTCACCGCGCTGTCGCGGGCGGAGGACGCGGTCGTCGCCGCGATGCCGTCCGCCGTGCGGCTGACCGGATCCTAG
- a CDS encoding MarR family transcriptional regulator has protein sequence MNDRRLDDDEMQTWLPTIRFVQLLPQVLDRALKAETGLKHAHYAILVTLAGQDDRAIPMTELAQIAGLSRSRLSHAIDSLEERGWVTRTSCSSDKRTLTAALTDAGRELLRGAAPVHVAQIRELIFDPLTRAEREQLGAIAAKLLPGVTAAL, from the coding sequence ATGAACGATCGGCGCCTCGACGACGACGAGATGCAGACGTGGCTGCCGACCATCCGGTTCGTCCAGCTGCTGCCGCAGGTGCTCGACCGCGCGCTGAAAGCCGAGACCGGACTCAAGCACGCGCACTACGCGATCCTCGTGACGCTGGCGGGCCAGGACGACCGTGCGATCCCGATGACGGAGCTCGCGCAGATCGCCGGTCTCAGCCGTTCGCGGTTGAGCCATGCCATCGACTCGCTCGAAGAACGCGGCTGGGTGACGCGCACCTCGTGCAGCAGCGACAAGCGCACTCTGACTGCAGCGCTGACGGATGCCGGTCGCGAGCTCCTGCGGGGGGCTGCCCCCGTGCACGTGGCGCAGATCCGCGAGCTGATCTTCGACCCCCTCACCCGAGCCGAGCGGGAGCAGCTCGGCGCGATCGCGGCCAAACTGCTCCCCGGTGTGACTGCGGCCCTCTGA
- a CDS encoding helix-turn-helix transcriptional regulator, giving the protein MADLVPFSRAPRPDRPRPFEPEPLWRHMLGDQLRRRRHARDETLTETAENAGVSPQYLSEVERGLKEPSSEMIAAIAGALDTSLVELTSTVADDLRQAAAAPASAAVSAWRGAFALAA; this is encoded by the coding sequence ATGGCCGACCTCGTCCCGTTCTCCCGTGCTCCTCGTCCTGATCGTCCGCGGCCGTTCGAACCGGAACCGCTGTGGCGCCACATGCTGGGCGATCAGCTGCGGCGCCGACGACATGCCCGCGACGAGACGCTGACCGAGACCGCCGAGAACGCCGGAGTCTCACCGCAGTACCTCTCGGAGGTCGAGCGAGGACTCAAGGAGCCGTCGAGCGAGATGATCGCCGCGATCGCCGGAGCCCTCGACACCTCGCTCGTCGAGCTGACGAGCACCGTGGCCGACGACCTGCGTCAGGCCGCGGCGGCCCCGGCATCCGCTGCAGTGTCGGCGTGGCGCGGGGCCTTCGCCCTCGCCGCCTGA
- a CDS encoding hotdog domain-containing protein — translation MAKQQTPEWQWSEDGINFRTRKWVKPEDLNANGSLFGGSLLKWIDEEAAIYAIVQLGNYRAVTKHISEINFEASAVQGDLIEIGLQATHFGTTSLTMRAVARNMITRKRILTIEKIVFVSLDEDGSPTPHGYKEITYNRDRMPTERIATGTIRLP, via the coding sequence ATGGCGAAACAGCAGACACCCGAGTGGCAGTGGTCCGAAGACGGCATCAACTTCCGCACGCGCAAATGGGTGAAGCCGGAAGACCTCAATGCGAACGGGTCGCTGTTCGGCGGCAGCCTGCTCAAGTGGATCGACGAGGAGGCTGCGATCTACGCGATCGTACAGCTGGGCAACTACCGCGCCGTGACCAAGCACATCTCGGAGATCAACTTCGAGGCCTCGGCGGTGCAGGGCGACCTGATCGAGATCGGCCTGCAGGCGACCCACTTCGGCACCACGTCTCTGACCATGCGCGCGGTCGCCCGCAACATGATCACCCGCAAGCGCATCCTCACGATCGAGAAGATCGTGTTCGTGAGCCTCGATGAAGACGGCTCACCCACTCCGCACGGATACAAGGAGATCACCTACAACCGCGATCGGATGCCGACGGAGCGCATCGCCACCGGCACGATCCGTCTTCCCTAG
- a CDS encoding ATP-dependent Clp protease proteolytic subunit, with amino-acid sequence MSGYTIPNVIAQHPRGERVMDVYSHLLAERVIYLGTGIDAGVANALIAQLLHLDADSQDSGIQFYINSEGGDPGAALAIYDTMQHIRPAVATTCVGQAIGPAALLVAAGAPGRRAALAHARIVLHQPAGQSRGAIPDLILAADEVVRVRADMESILARHSGRTLAELRTDTDRDRVFTASAALDYGLIDTVRGERAV; translated from the coding sequence ATGAGCGGCTACACGATCCCGAACGTCATCGCGCAGCATCCGCGGGGCGAACGCGTGATGGACGTCTACTCGCACCTGCTCGCGGAGCGGGTCATCTATCTCGGCACCGGCATCGACGCGGGTGTCGCGAATGCGCTCATCGCCCAGCTGCTGCATCTGGATGCCGACAGTCAGGATTCCGGCATCCAGTTCTACATCAACAGCGAAGGCGGCGATCCGGGGGCGGCGCTCGCGATCTACGACACGATGCAGCACATCCGTCCCGCGGTCGCGACGACCTGCGTCGGGCAGGCGATCGGGCCCGCCGCGCTGCTCGTCGCCGCCGGAGCCCCGGGCCGGCGTGCCGCGCTCGCCCACGCCCGCATCGTGCTGCATCAGCCCGCCGGACAGTCTCGCGGGGCGATCCCCGACCTCATCCTCGCGGCCGATGAGGTCGTGCGCGTGCGGGCGGACATGGAGTCGATCCTCGCCAGGCACAGTGGGCGCACCCTGGCCGAGCTGCGCACCGACACCGATCGGGATCGCGTCTTCACGGCATCCGCTGCACTGGACTACGGGCTGATCGACACCGTCCGGGGGGAGCGGGCGGTCTGA
- the ribA gene encoding GTP cyclohydrolase II, translating to MIETSTVVPVASERTRVRVPMRFADGFSTTADVVTFDGLIDGREHLLLGLGDWRAAMERAADGGDAPLVRPHSECLTGDVFGSERCDCGPQLREAVERIAEEGGFLLYLRQEGRGIGLYAKLDAYALQDAGLDTYEANVALGRGEDERDYTVAAQMLNTLGADSIRLLSNNPDKAAQLESLGIRVTEQVRTGVHLSDANHRYLEAKRDHTSHTLDLSAA from the coding sequence ATGATTGAAACTTCAACCGTCGTTCCGGTCGCCTCCGAGCGCACGCGTGTGCGCGTGCCGATGCGCTTCGCCGACGGATTCTCCACCACGGCCGATGTCGTCACGTTCGACGGGTTGATCGACGGCCGTGAGCACCTGCTGCTCGGGCTCGGCGATTGGAGGGCGGCCATGGAGCGCGCGGCCGACGGCGGCGACGCACCCCTCGTGCGCCCGCACAGCGAATGCCTGACCGGCGACGTGTTCGGTTCGGAGCGCTGCGACTGCGGTCCGCAGCTGCGAGAAGCCGTCGAGCGCATCGCCGAGGAGGGCGGGTTCCTGCTGTACCTCCGCCAGGAGGGCCGCGGCATCGGCCTGTACGCCAAGCTCGACGCGTACGCGCTGCAGGACGCAGGGCTCGACACCTACGAGGCGAACGTCGCCCTCGGCCGCGGCGAGGACGAGCGCGACTACACGGTCGCGGCGCAGATGCTGAACACGCTGGGCGCAGACAGCATCCGCCTGCTGAGCAACAACCCCGACAAGGCGGCGCAGCTCGAGTCCCTCGGCATCCGCGTCACCGAGCAGGTGCGCACCGGTGTGCACCTGTCGGATGCGAATCACCGCTACCTCGAGGCCAAGCGCGACCACACATCGCACACGCTCGATCTCTCCGCCGCGTGA